The following coding sequences lie in one Rutidosis leptorrhynchoides isolate AG116_Rl617_1_P2 chromosome 4, CSIRO_AGI_Rlap_v1, whole genome shotgun sequence genomic window:
- the LOC139844485 gene encoding delta(12)-fatty-acid desaturase-like: MGAGGRMNESTKPRDVFKHAPVEKPPFGIADLKKAIPPHCFNRSLTTSFYYLIRDLCMIFSLYYVANNYISLLSPPFSYIAWPIYWIAQASVMVGLWNIVHDCGHHCFSEYQWLDDTIGLIFHSLVLTPYFSFKYSHRTHHANTSSLEKDENWVPKLKNDTWFVEILSNPIGNALFVMFRLVFGYPGYFIFNLHGRIYKGFPSHFNPLGPIFNDSERAQVFLSDIGVFAVLYGLYRIGTKQGFDWLLNIYGYPLIIMCMFFMLFTYLNHNHPSVAHYDSREWDWLRGALGTVDRDYGIWNTIWHDEPNAHVVHHLFSTIPHYHIVEATKAVKPVLGDYYNFDDTPILKAIFRETKECLFIEEDPEKKGVYWFKK, from the coding sequence ATGGGAGCAGGGGGTCGAATGAACGAGTCTACAAAGCCAAGAGACGTCTTCAAACACGCTCCTGTCGAAAAACCTCCATTCGGGATCGCAGATCTTAAAAAAGCAATACCACCACATTGTTTCAATCGATCTCTTACGACCTCATTCTACTACCTCATCCGTGATTTGTGCATGATCTTTTCCTTATACTACGTCGCAAATAATTACATTTCCCTCCTCTCCCCACCTTTTTCGTACATAGCATGGCCGATTTATTGGATTGCGCAAGCTAGCGTTATGGTAGGACTATGGAATATCGTCCACGATTGTGGTCATCATTGCTTTAGTGAATACCAATGGCTTGATGATACAATTGGCCTAATTTTCCATTCCCTTGTCCTTACTCCatacttttctttcaaatatagtcACCGTACTCACCACGCTAACACGAGTTCGCTTGAAAAGGACGAAAATTGGGTCCCTAAACTCAAAAACGATACGTGGTTTGTTGAAATTCTTTCCAATCCGATAGGGAACGCGTTGTTTGTTATGTTTAGGTTAGTTTTCGGCTACCCTGGCtactttatcttcaatcttcatggaAGAATTTACAAAGGTTTCCCTAGTCATTTTAACCCTTTAGGTCCTATCTTCAACGATAGCGAACGAGCTCAAGTTTTTCTATCCGATATTGGAGTGTTCGCCGTTCTTTATGGACTATATCGAATTGGCACAAAACAAGGATTCGATTGGTTACTTAACATCTATGGTTACCCCTTGATCATTATGTGTATGTTTTTCATGTTGTTCACATATTTAAACCATAATCATCCATCGGTTGCGCACTACGATTCGAGGGAATGGGATTGGTTAAGAGGTGCTTTAGGAACAGTTGATAGGGATTATGGGATATGGAACACAATTTGGCATGATGAACCTAATGCTCATGTGGTTCACCATTTGTTTTCAACTATTCCACATTATCATATTGTAGAGGCCACAAAAGCTGTGAAACCTGTTTTGGGTGACTATTATAATTTCGATGATACTCCGATCCTAAAGGCGATTTTTCGAGAGACAAAAGAGTGTTTGTTTATTGAAGAAGATCCAGAGAAGAAAGGTGTTTACTGGTTCAAGAAGTAG